From Juglans regia cultivar Chandler chromosome 6, Walnut 2.0, whole genome shotgun sequence, the proteins below share one genomic window:
- the LOC108982378 gene encoding CCR4-NOT transcription complex subunit 11 — MMKTLNTEESMTIYTLLKAEQRPLDEIASDFKSKLPSARHFVACSSLVFLLQDKKMLYSTQRLVAFTILHQAYSSQKSSANPFINFIVDAASEDEAEKYERTFILQLLGSDGSSTGKEFLKQSAADYVNSFDSSLHDFPKHEQLQQQYCVKIPPEPYNCLCKDGSVKSLVPDPDVPLGCDANSPEFDLQPGAKPKLGSGDREDTVLGLLRNLSPEGLDPQWIRPLPPRLPVQEGELVWLNPDENHELLWDYGMCVDTSRGAAVRDLIAKALKGPLVPPQQEQVLVELANDPKLVYHCGLTPRKLPALVENNPLIAVEVLTKLINSPEIAEYFTVLVNMDMSLHSMEVVNRLTTTVELPSEFIRMYITNCISSCENIKDKYMQNRLVRLVCVFLQSLIRNNIINVKDLFIEVQAFCIEFSRIREAAALFRLLKTLE; from the exons ATGATGAAGACGCTGAACACTGAAGAGTCAATGACGATCTACACTCTGCTGAAAGCGGAGCAAAGGCCGTTGGACGAGATCGCGTCCGACTTCAAGTCCAAGCTTCCTAGTGCCCGCCACTTCGTCGCCTGCTCTTCCCTTGTCTTTCTCTTACAG GACAAAAAGATGCTTTACTCAACTCAACGTTTGGTTGCATTCACCATTCTTCATCAGGCTTATTCCTCACAGAAATCTTCTGCAAACccttttataaactttattgtaGAT GCTGCGTCTGAAGATGAAGCTGAAAAGTATGAGAGAACATTTATTCTCCAGCTGCTAGGTTCTGATGGTTCCAGTACTGGCAAAGAG TTTCTTAAACAGTCTGCTGCAGATTATGTCAACAGTTTTGATTCTTCATTGCAT GATTTTCCAAAACATGAACAGCTGCAGCAGCAGTACTGTGTTAAAATCCCTCCAGAACCATATAATTGCTTGTGTAAGGATGGTTCAGTGAAAAGTTTGGTGCCAGACCCTGATGTACCCCTTGGTTGTGATGCAAACTCACCCGA GTTTGACCTGCAACCTGGAGCCAAACCTAAACTTGGATCTGGAGATAGAGAAGATACAGTGCTTGGGCTGTTGCGGAACTTGTCGCCGGAAGGATTAGATCCTCAGTGGATCAGACCTCTTCCACCAAGGCTTCCGGTACAGGAGGGGGAG CTAGTGTGGCTCAACCCTGACGAGAATCATGAACTTTTATGGGACTATGGTATGTGTGTTGATACTAGCAGAGGGGCAGCCGTTAGAGACTTAATTGCAAAAGCTTTGAAGGGACCACTTGTGCCTCCACAACAAGAG CAAGTCTTGGTGGAGTTGGCAAATGACCCAAAGCTCGTGTATCATTGTGGACTGACACCGAGAAAGTTACCA GCACTGGTGGAGAATAATCCTCTAATTGCAGTTGAAGTTCTCACCAAATTGATAAATTCCCCTGAAATTGCGGA ATATTTTACAGTGCTTGTCAATATGGACATGAGTCTACACTCCATGGAAGTTGTTAACAGGCTTACAACCACAGTTGAACTTCCCTCTGAGTTCATACGCATGTACATAACTAACTGTATATCATCTTGCGAGAACATCAAG GATAAGTACATGCAGAACAGACTTGTGAGACTTGTTTGTGTTTTCCTCCAAAGCCTTATCCGAAATAATATCATCAATG TCAAAGATCTTTTCATCGAAGTTCAAGCTTTCTGCATTGAATTCTCGCGTATTAGGGA